A single region of the Ignavibacteria bacterium genome encodes:
- a CDS encoding restriction endonuclease, with the protein MVPDFQKIMLPLLKLLGDKEIHKTSELKLKIADHFKLSEVDRNEMLPSGTQLKLDNRVHWAISHLKHAGLLVYPSRGKCMITEEGMKVISNPPELINIKYLRNFTVFQQWQDETKSNRRKVDNTTEGESTQSVITPDESIENSYSELNRVLRAEIIEKIKSCSPRFFEQLVIDLLLKMGYGGSKIEAGEVLGKSNDGGIDGLIKEDRLGLDTIYVQAKKWENVVPVSQVRDFAGALLSKKAKKGIFIATSSFPNSAKQYVAAIEPRIVLIDGEQLAELMIEHDLGVSIQRTIAIKKLDLDYYEE; encoded by the coding sequence TTGGTACCTGACTTTCAAAAAATTATGCTTCCCCTGTTAAAGTTATTAGGGGATAAAGAGATACACAAGACATCGGAATTGAAATTAAAAATTGCTGATCACTTTAAACTTTCTGAAGTTGACAGGAATGAAATGCTTCCCAGCGGGACTCAGTTGAAGTTGGATAATCGGGTACATTGGGCAATTTCTCACCTCAAGCATGCGGGATTGCTTGTGTACCCCTCAAGAGGCAAATGCATGATTACTGAAGAAGGGATGAAAGTGATTTCCAACCCTCCTGAATTAATAAACATTAAATATCTTCGCAATTTCACCGTATTTCAACAATGGCAGGATGAGACGAAGTCAAACCGTAGAAAAGTTGATAACACGACAGAAGGAGAGTCTACCCAATCAGTCATTACGCCGGATGAATCGATTGAGAATTCTTATTCCGAGCTTAACAGAGTATTAAGAGCAGAAATCATTGAGAAAATTAAAAGTTGTTCACCTCGTTTTTTCGAGCAATTAGTGATCGATCTCTTATTGAAGATGGGCTACGGTGGATCGAAAATTGAAGCCGGTGAAGTACTTGGAAAGAGTAATGATGGCGGAATCGATGGTCTGATAAAAGAAGACCGATTAGGACTTGATACAATTTATGTTCAGGCAAAAAAGTGGGAGAATGTTGTACCTGTTTCTCAAGTTCGTGATTTTGCGGGGGCACTTCTTTCAAAGAAAGCTAAAAAAGGGATATTTATTGCCACTTCATCTTTCCCCAATTCTGCAAAGCAATATGTTGCAGCCATAGAACCACGAATAGTGCTGATTGATGGTGAGCAGTTAGCGGAATTGATGATAGAGCATGATCTTGGGGTGTCCATACAGAGAACCATTGCAATCAAAAAGCTTGATCTTGATTATTACGAGGAATAG
- a CDS encoding EFR1 family ferrodoxin (N-terminal region resembles flavodoxins. C-terminal ferrodoxin region binds two 4Fe-4S clusters.): MSPYKKLIIYYFSGTGNSKNVAVWLSRVAEENNIECEIVNIASIDRLNITPPDPSALIAFISPIHGFNYPPVMLHFLTRFPKGENNVLLMNTRAGMLIGKWITPGLTGVAFYLAAQLLKLKGYSLKGMFPVDMPSNWISLHPGLNERTVKFLHVRNEERVTVFAKKVLSGGSNFKGLRDIVQDLLIAPASLGYYLVGRFFLAKTFYASKDCDDCGACIKGCPVKAIEKIDAHPFWTYRCESCMKCMSSCPKKAIETGHGFIIVTYLIFSILLENLVYKFIDPLPPFLQNGVISFTLESILMIGFFGVGYRILHYLLRFRIFERLVVYTSLTKFKFWGRRYRAIKNFRG; encoded by the coding sequence TTGTCACCTTACAAAAAGCTCATCATCTATTATTTTTCCGGTACCGGAAATTCAAAAAATGTTGCCGTGTGGCTCTCCCGTGTTGCGGAGGAAAATAACATTGAATGCGAAATAGTCAATATTGCATCCATCGACAGACTGAATATCACCCCGCCCGACCCTTCAGCACTGATAGCGTTTATCTCCCCCATCCATGGATTCAACTATCCTCCCGTTATGCTGCACTTCCTGACAAGATTCCCAAAAGGGGAAAATAATGTGCTGCTAATGAACACCCGCGCAGGCATGCTTATCGGGAAATGGATTACTCCCGGACTGACGGGAGTCGCCTTCTATCTGGCTGCTCAGCTTCTGAAACTTAAAGGGTACTCGCTAAAGGGAATGTTCCCTGTTGACATGCCGTCAAACTGGATCTCGCTCCATCCCGGCTTAAACGAAAGAACCGTAAAATTTCTTCATGTCAGGAATGAGGAGAGGGTGACCGTCTTTGCAAAAAAGGTTCTTTCTGGTGGAAGTAATTTCAAGGGTTTGCGGGATATTGTACAGGACCTCCTTATTGCACCCGCTTCACTTGGTTACTACTTGGTGGGGAGGTTCTTCCTCGCGAAAACATTTTATGCATCAAAGGATTGTGACGACTGTGGTGCGTGCATTAAAGGATGTCCCGTAAAGGCAATCGAGAAAATTGATGCCCATCCTTTCTGGACTTATCGTTGCGAAAGTTGTATGAAGTGTATGAGCAGTTGCCCAAAGAAAGCAATCGAGACGGGACACGGCTTCATTATCGTAACATATCTAATCTTCTCGATTTTACTGGAGAACCTGGTTTATAAGTTTATCGACCCCCTTCCGCCATTCCTTCAAAACGGTGTTATCAGCTTTACACTTGAAAGCATATTGATGATCGGCTTCTTTGGAGTCGGTTACCGGATACTGCATTATCTCCTTAGATTCAGGATATTCGAGAGACTCGTTGTATATACATCCCTGACCAAATTCAAATTTTGGGGCAGGCGATACAGAGCCATCAAAAACTTTCGAGGATGA